In a genomic window of Brassica rapa cultivar Chiifu-401-42 chromosome A10, CAAS_Brap_v3.01, whole genome shotgun sequence:
- the LOC117129341 gene encoding glutathione S-transferase T3-like has translation MDHFSHNSVGFVTLLSSQCTQTTQNTQNTQNTQNTQNTQTTQTIDVGSSGVSKPVERRKWTTQEDIVLISAWLNTSKDPIVSNQQKLGSFWKRIEDYFNSSPQLTGAVPREWSQCKQRWGRINEQVCKFVGSYEAALKEQASGQNENDVMKSAHDIFFNDYGTKFNLEHGWRELRFDQKWRSNSVSKDGAKEKRKEAAESVPDSDEARPPGVKACKAAKRKKKGNEAAFDRLETILDLKRNLAKQKILDRLLSKKHETLTESEVALKEKLVKVVGCGGHGFYKVCWFYRSRVVGCGGHGFYKV, from the exons ATGGATCACTTTTCTCATAATTCTGTCGGGTTTGTGACCCTATTATCTTCCCAGTGCACTCAAACCACTCAAAACACTCAAAACACTCAAAACACTCAAAACACTCAAAACACTCAAACAACTCAAACCATAGATGTAGGGTCCTCAGGTGTTTCTAAACCCGTAGAGAGGAGAAAGTGGACAACACAAGAGGACATTGTCCTCATCAGTGCCTGGTTGAACACCAGCAAGGATCCCATAGTTAGTAACCAGCAGAAGTTAGGTTCGTTTTGGAAAAGAATAGAGGATTATTTTAATTCAAGCCCTCAGCTCACTGGCGCTGTTCCTAGAGAGTGGAGTCAGTGTAAGCAGAGGTGGGGAAGAATTAATGAGCAGGTTTGTAAGTTTGTGGGAAGCTATGAGGCGGCTTTGAAGGAGCAAGCTAGTGGCCAAAATGAGAACGATGTCATGAAGTCTGCTCATGACATCTTCTTCAACGACTACGGGACGAAGTTCAATCTTGAACACGGCTGGAGGGAGTTGAGGTTTGATCAAAAGTGGAGATCCAACTCTGTCTCAAAAGATGGTGCAAAGGAGAAACGGAAGGAAGCTGCAGAGTCAGTCCCTGACTCGGATGAGGCTAGGCCTCCTGGTGTTAAGGCTTGCAAAGCAGCCAAACGCAAGAAAAAGGGGAATGAAGCAGCCTTTGATCGACTAGAAACCATTCTAGACTTGAAACGCAACCTAGCCAAACAAAAAATTCTAGATCGTCTCCTCTCTAAGAAACATGAAACTCTAACTGAAAGTGAGGTGGCTCTTAAGGAGAAACTC GTGAAGGTTGTTGGTTGTGGAGGTCACGGGTTCTACAAGGTTTGTTGGTTCTACAGGTCACGGGTTGTTGGTTGTGGAGGTCACGGGTTCTACAAGGTTTAG
- the LOC103847362 gene encoding histone deacetylase HDT3 isoform X2, translated as MEFWGVEVKSGSPLRVDPGEEMLVHISLAALGEKKNGGNEPVRLYMKVGDQKLVIGTLSHDKVPQLCTEIVVERSFELSHSWKDGSVYFSGYRVDAHDSDSESDDDEPAVAKSGVKQVNFQLPNDDAKAEEDSEEDDSDDDEDDDDSEDEEEEKKVTAEVEEDDDDEDSSDDEEDDSADEETPEKKVEEAKKRPAEATTSKTASNKKAKFVTPQKSESKKPHVHVATPHPSKGGKSSGSNGESSKQQQQTPKSANAFGCSSCNRTFTSEMGLQSHTKAKHSAAA; from the exons ATGGAGTTCTGGG GTGTTGAGGTTAAGAGTGGTTCACCACTTAGGGTGGATCCTGGGGAGGAGATGCTTGTGCACATCTCACTG GCTGCTCTAGGCGAGAAGAAGAACGGTGGAAACGAGCCGGTCAGGCTATACATGAAAGTGGGAGACCAGAAGCTTGTGATTGGGACGCTGTCACACGATAAGGTCCCTCAGCTCTGCACGGAGATTGTGGTGGAGAGGAGTTTTGAGCTGTCTCATAGTTGGAAGGATGGGAGCGTTTACTTCTCTGGTTACAGAGTTGATGCTCATGATTCTGATTC TGAGTCTGATGATGATGAGCCAGCTGTTGCGAAATCAGGTGTGAAGCAGGTGAACTTTCAGTTGCCTAATGACGATGCCAAGGCCGAGGAAGATAGTGAGGAGGATGatagtgatgatgatgaggatgatgacGACTCTGAGGATGAGGAG GAAGAAAAGAAGGTTACTGCTGAAGTTGAAGAggacgatgatgatgaagacTCATCTGACGATGAGGAAGATGATTCAGCAGACGAGGAGACCCCAGAGAAGAAG GTTGAAGAAGCCAAGAAGAGGCCTGCGGAAGCCACCACCTCGAAGACTGCTTCAAACAAGAAGGCTAAGTTCGTAACTCCTCAGAAATCAG AATCGAAGAAGCCACACGTCCACGTTGCGACTCCGCATCCGTCAAAAGGAGGAAAGAGCTCTGGAAGCAATGGAGAGTCGTcgaagcagcagcagcagacACCAAAGTCTGCAAATGCATTTGGGTGCAGCTCCTGCAACAGAACATTTACTTCGGAGATGGGCTTGCAGTCTCACACCAAGGCCAAACACAGTGCAGCTGCTTGA
- the LOC103847589 gene encoding uncharacterized protein LOC103847589 has product MSSSSSDGVDEAFEEYFDEEFDNILNSLLDEQATNPKKRNYIERDREQGHIQLWNDYFDENPTYTTDMFRRRFRMNKPLFLRIVERLTTGVPYFQQRVNAHGRKGLSPLQKCTAAIRMLAYGQSGDTYDEYLRLGESTALLCLEHFTNGIIHFFGDEYLRIPTAEDLQRLLDIGEARGFPGMIGSIDCMHWEWKNCPTAWRGQYTRGRAPKVKFKVNNHTYRMAYYLTDRIYPNWSTFIQSISLPQGDKAELFAKHQESTRKDVERAFGVLQARFAIVKNPGRLWDKEKLGKIMRCCIILHNMIVENERGKYSLTDTSQFESGESSRGSKVTRRESLHSTNMLGMRNEVRDSGKHERLKADLVENVWQTFGNDQ; this is encoded by the exons ATGTCGTCCTCATCATCCGATGGAGTAGATGAAGCTTTTGAAGAATATTTTGACGAAGAATTTGATAATATCCTCAACTCCCTACTTGATGAACAAGCCACCAACCCAAAGAAACGGAATTATATCGAAAGAGATCGGGAACAAGGCCACATTCAACTATGGAACGACTATTTTGACGAAAATCCTACTTACACAACGGACATGTTTAGGCGGCGTTTTAGAATGAACAAACCATTGTTCCTTCGCATTGTCGAGCGGCTAACTACAGGTGTTCCGTACTTTCAGCAACGAGTAAATGCTCACGGAAGGAAAGGGCTCTCACCACTTCAAAAATGTACGGCAGCTATACGTATGCTCGCATATGGTCAATCGGGAGATACGtatgacgaatatctccgactcGGTGAAAGTACTGCTCTTTTATGTTTGGAACATTTTACTAATGGGATAATACACTTTTTTGGTGATGAGTATCTAAGAATACCTACGGCAGAAGATCTTCAACGATTACTCGATATTGGAGAGGCACGCGGGTTTCCCGGGATGATTGGCAGCAttgattgtatgcattgggagtggaaaaactgcccaacGGCTTGGAGAGGGCAGTACACACGAG GTCGAGCACCTAAAGTTAAAttcaaggtcaacaaccacacttaCCGTATGGCGTACTACCTTACTGACAGAATTTATCCAAATTGGTCgacatttatccaatctatctcACTTCCTCAAGGTGATAAAGCAGAGCTGTTTGCTAAACATCAAGAATCCAccagaaaagatgtcgaacgAGCTTTTGGGGTATTGCAAGCGAGGTTTGCAATAGTCAAAAACCCAGGCCGACTATGGGACAAGGAAAAGTTAGGGAAGATTATGAGATGTTGTAtcatattgcacaatatgattGTGGAGAACGAACGAGGCAAATACAGTCTAACTGATACTTCTCAGTTCGAGTCAGGAGAGTCGAGCAGAGGTTCGAAGGTCACAAGGCGAGAAAGTTTGCATTCCACTAACATGCTAGGCATGCGCAATGAAGTTCGAGATTCAGGAAAACATGAAcgtttgaaagctgatttagTTGAAAATGTATGGCAAACATTTGGAAACGATCAATAA
- the LOC103847362 gene encoding histone deacetylase HDT3 isoform X1 produces the protein MEFWGVEVKSGSPLRVDPGEEMLVHISLAALGEKKNGGNEPVRLYMKVGDQKLVIGTLSHDKVPQLCTEIVVERSFELSHSWKDGSVYFSGYRVDAHDSDSYPYRLAFDNLFMNMLLGLPAVAKSGVKQVNFQLPNDDAKAEEDSEEDDSDDDEDDDDSEDEEEEKKVTAEVEEDDDDEDSSDDEEDDSADEETPEKKVEEAKKRPAEATTSKTASNKKAKFVTPQKSESKKPHVHVATPHPSKGGKSSGSNGESSKQQQQTPKSANAFGCSSCNRTFTSEMGLQSHTKAKHSAAA, from the exons ATGGAGTTCTGGG GTGTTGAGGTTAAGAGTGGTTCACCACTTAGGGTGGATCCTGGGGAGGAGATGCTTGTGCACATCTCACTG GCTGCTCTAGGCGAGAAGAAGAACGGTGGAAACGAGCCGGTCAGGCTATACATGAAAGTGGGAGACCAGAAGCTTGTGATTGGGACGCTGTCACACGATAAGGTCCCTCAGCTCTGCACGGAGATTGTGGTGGAGAGGAGTTTTGAGCTGTCTCATAGTTGGAAGGATGGGAGCGTTTACTTCTCTGGTTACAGAGTTGATGCTCATGATTCTGATTCATATCCTTATCGCTTAGcctttgataatttatttatgaataTGCTTTTGGGACTT CCAGCTGTTGCGAAATCAGGTGTGAAGCAGGTGAACTTTCAGTTGCCTAATGACGATGCCAAGGCCGAGGAAGATAGTGAGGAGGATGatagtgatgatgatgaggatgatgacGACTCTGAGGATGAGGAG GAAGAAAAGAAGGTTACTGCTGAAGTTGAAGAggacgatgatgatgaagacTCATCTGACGATGAGGAAGATGATTCAGCAGACGAGGAGACCCCAGAGAAGAAG GTTGAAGAAGCCAAGAAGAGGCCTGCGGAAGCCACCACCTCGAAGACTGCTTCAAACAAGAAGGCTAAGTTCGTAACTCCTCAGAAATCAG AATCGAAGAAGCCACACGTCCACGTTGCGACTCCGCATCCGTCAAAAGGAGGAAAGAGCTCTGGAAGCAATGGAGAGTCGTcgaagcagcagcagcagacACCAAAGTCTGCAAATGCATTTGGGTGCAGCTCCTGCAACAGAACATTTACTTCGGAGATGGGCTTGCAGTCTCACACCAAGGCCAAACACAGTGCAGCTGCTTGA